Proteins from a single region of Desulfovibrio sp. X2:
- a CDS encoding class I SAM-dependent methyltransferase — protein sequence MARQVTQASVVDTAARYGSELSGMHKVMVRYRPYICPFTTMLDTIPEGSSVFDIGCGSGFFLHACRTLRGATETVGVDANCAAVRLAENAARRSFPRETCSFSAGETCGAWPDRTFDVVSIIDVLHHVPRRAQADFIREAGRRVRPGGLLLIKDMLPRPVVCGIMNRLHDLVLARQWISYVDLRGVASLLRAQGFTLEREEDATMLWYAHRLVVMRRTDAQ from the coding sequence ATGGCTAGGCAGGTCACGCAGGCATCCGTGGTGGACACCGCCGCAAGGTACGGCAGCGAGCTCTCCGGCATGCACAAGGTCATGGTCAGATACCGGCCCTACATCTGTCCCTTCACGACCATGCTGGACACGATCCCCGAGGGATCGAGCGTCTTCGACATCGGCTGCGGGAGCGGATTCTTTCTCCATGCCTGCCGCACGCTGCGCGGCGCGACCGAGACCGTGGGCGTGGACGCCAACTGCGCCGCCGTCCGCCTGGCGGAGAACGCCGCGCGCAGGAGCTTCCCCCGGGAGACGTGCTCCTTCTCGGCCGGCGAGACCTGCGGCGCATGGCCGGACAGGACGTTCGACGTCGTCTCCATCATCGACGTCCTGCACCACGTCCCGCGGCGGGCCCAGGCGGATTTCATCCGTGAGGCGGGGAGGCGCGTCCGCCCCGGCGGGCTGCTCCTGATAAAGGACATGCTGCCAAGGCCCGTCGTCTGCGGGATCATGAACAGGCTGCACGACCTGGTCCTGGCGCGGCAATGGATCTCCTACGTCGACCTGCGGGGCGTCGCCTCCCTGCTGCGCGCCCAGGGCTTCACCCTGGAGCGCGAGGAGGACGCGACCATGCTCTGGTATGCCCACCGGCTCGTCGTCATGCGCAGGACGGACGCACAATGA
- a CDS encoding UbiA family prenyltransferase produces MDTERGSQDGIPLVTDLDGTLIRTDSLWEGVLLMAGKNPLLVFLLPLWLLRGRLFFKARMLPYCLEASTLFPLNADVLRRLEEEKARGREIYLATAALEPIARVMAERLGIFSGVFASSEERNLKGTAKAERLVEAFGTKGFDYIGDSSADLPVWAACRTALLATDSARLLAGARQLNPDSLPLPGRTAGPRDYRRAVRLHQWMKNILVFVPLALAHLFTAKALLAALLAFVSFSLCASSVYVINDLLDLSADRRHHRKCRRPFAAGDIPVTRGPLLVLGLLAATALCCLVLPPRFVLILAVYYALTFSYSLYFKRKVMLDTVSLAGLYFLRIAAGAAAVGVALSNWTIAFSLFLFLGLGLMKRVAELKEHRAAAGEKVAGRPYTIEDRNILEIMSTCSAFSSMVVLALYIDSLQASLLYSSPLALWLALPLAVYWYGRILILTHRGQMDCDPVQFVIKDRATWCCAVLGVAIIFFAK; encoded by the coding sequence ATGGATACGGAACGCGGCAGCCAGGACGGAATTCCCCTTGTCACGGACCTCGACGGGACGCTGATCCGGACGGACTCCCTGTGGGAGGGCGTCCTGCTCATGGCGGGAAAGAATCCGCTGCTGGTCTTCCTCCTCCCCCTCTGGCTCCTGCGCGGCCGGCTCTTCTTCAAGGCGAGGATGCTGCCCTACTGCCTCGAGGCGAGCACCCTTTTCCCCCTGAACGCGGACGTCCTGCGCAGGCTCGAGGAAGAGAAGGCGCGGGGCCGGGAGATCTACCTGGCCACCGCCGCGCTCGAGCCCATCGCCCGGGTGATGGCCGAGCGCCTGGGGATATTCTCCGGCGTCTTCGCCAGCTCGGAGGAGCGCAACCTGAAGGGGACGGCGAAGGCGGAGCGTCTCGTCGAGGCCTTCGGGACGAAGGGCTTCGACTACATCGGCGACTCCTCCGCCGACCTGCCGGTCTGGGCGGCCTGCCGCACGGCCCTGCTCGCCACGGACAGCGCGCGGCTTCTGGCCGGCGCGCGGCAGCTGAACCCGGACAGCCTGCCCCTGCCCGGCCGGACGGCTGGCCCACGGGACTACCGCAGGGCGGTCCGCCTGCACCAGTGGATGAAGAACATCCTCGTCTTCGTCCCCCTGGCCCTGGCGCACCTCTTCACGGCCAAGGCCCTCCTCGCCGCGCTCCTCGCCTTCGTCAGCTTCTCCCTGTGCGCCTCCTCGGTCTACGTGATCAACGATCTCCTGGACCTCTCCGCCGACCGCCGCCACCACCGCAAATGCCGCCGGCCCTTCGCGGCGGGCGACATCCCGGTCACCCGGGGGCCCCTCCTCGTCCTCGGGCTGCTGGCTGCCACCGCGCTCTGCTGCCTCGTCCTGCCGCCGCGCTTCGTGCTCATCCTGGCCGTCTACTACGCACTCACCTTCTCCTACTCCCTGTACTTCAAGCGGAAAGTCATGCTCGACACGGTCAGCCTGGCGGGGCTCTACTTCCTGCGCATCGCCGCCGGCGCGGCCGCGGTCGGGGTCGCGCTCTCGAACTGGACCATCGCCTTCAGCCTCTTCCTCTTCCTCGGCCTCGGCCTGATGAAGCGCGTGGCCGAGTTGAAGGAGCACAGGGCGGCCGCCGGGGAGAAGGTCGCGGGCAGGCCATACACGATCGAGGACAGGAACATCCTCGAGATCATGTCCACCTGCAGCGCGTTCAGCAGCATGGTCGTCCTCGCGCTGTACATCGACAGCCTGCAGGCCTCCCTGCTCTACTCCTCGCCGCTCGCGCTGTGGCTCGCCCTGCCCCTGGCCGTCTACTGGTACGGCCGCATACTCATCCTCACGCACAGGGGACAGATGGACTGCGATCCGGTGCAGTTCGTCATCAAGGACAGGGCCACGTGGTGCTGCGCCGTCCTCGGGGTCGCCATCATCTTCTTCGCGAAGTAG
- the lipB gene encoding lipoyl(octanoyl) transferase LipB codes for MHSGQESPRAQGVWLEFSRRDYAEMAELQEALRARRELGVIPDVVILLEHTPCITIGRSGGRRNILADEAVLRRNGITVHDTPRGGNVTYHGPGQLVCYPILELSGERRDLHAYARRMEEVMIRTLRAFGIESGRKPEYPGAWAGERKIGAMGMAVRKWITMHGVALNVCPDLTHFSFIVPCGIADHGVTSMVEVLGRPVDMALVRREMRRQFSEVFEMALRPATLEQLIGEKCHAEA; via the coding sequence ATGCACAGCGGACAGGAAAGCCCTCGCGCACAGGGCGTATGGCTCGAGTTTTCCAGGCGCGACTATGCGGAGATGGCCGAACTGCAGGAGGCGCTGCGCGCCAGGCGCGAGCTGGGCGTCATACCCGACGTGGTGATCCTCCTGGAGCACACGCCCTGCATCACCATCGGGCGCAGCGGCGGCCGCCGGAACATCCTGGCGGACGAGGCCGTGCTGCGGCGAAACGGCATCACGGTGCACGACACTCCCAGGGGCGGCAATGTCACCTACCACGGCCCGGGACAGCTCGTCTGCTATCCCATCCTGGAGCTTTCCGGCGAGCGGCGCGACCTGCATGCCTATGCGCGCAGGATGGAGGAGGTCATGATCCGCACGCTGCGCGCCTTCGGCATCGAGTCGGGACGGAAGCCCGAGTATCCTGGTGCATGGGCCGGCGAGCGCAAGATCGGCGCCATGGGCATGGCTGTTCGCAAATGGATCACGATGCACGGCGTCGCGCTCAACGTCTGTCCCGACCTGACGCATTTCTCCTTCATCGTGCCCTGCGGTATCGCGGACCACGGCGTGACCTCCATGGTCGAGGTCCTGGGGCGGCCCGTCGACATGGCCCTGGTCCGGCGCGAGATGCGCAGGCAGTTTTCCGAAGTCTTCGAGATGGCCCTGCGTCCCGCCACGCTGGAGCAGCTCATCGGGGAGAAGTGCCATGCAGAGGCCTAG
- the lipA gene encoding lipoyl synthase, whose translation MQRPSWLVVPAPTAEDMGRIRETLGKGRLHSVCDSAQCPNIGECFAKRTCTFMVLGDVCTRNCAFCAVTHGRPAAPDPDEPAMVALTARQLELSHVVVTSVTRDDLPDGGAGQFAATIRAIRRDSPGVTVEVLVPDFRGEADPLRQVIAAAPEVIGHNVETVPRLYPSVRPGAEYERSLALLRRVSESRTQRRIMAKSGLMLGLGETREEVVAVMEDLLRAGCRILTMGQYLRPSPRHHPVREYVHPDVFRELAAVGTGLGFSQVVAGPLVRSSYHAAESFARLQA comes from the coding sequence ATGCAGAGGCCTAGCTGGCTGGTGGTTCCGGCCCCCACCGCGGAGGACATGGGCCGCATCCGGGAGACGCTCGGCAAGGGTCGGCTGCACTCGGTGTGCGACAGCGCGCAGTGCCCGAACATCGGGGAGTGCTTCGCCAAGCGGACCTGCACCTTCATGGTCCTGGGCGACGTGTGCACGCGCAACTGCGCCTTCTGCGCCGTGACCCACGGCCGCCCGGCCGCCCCGGACCCCGACGAGCCGGCCATGGTCGCCCTGACCGCGCGGCAGCTCGAACTCAGCCACGTGGTCGTCACCTCCGTGACCCGCGACGACCTCCCGGACGGCGGCGCGGGCCAGTTCGCCGCGACCATCCGCGCCATCAGGCGCGACAGCCCGGGCGTCACGGTGGAGGTGCTGGTCCCGGATTTCCGGGGCGAGGCCGATCCGCTGCGCCAGGTCATCGCGGCCGCCCCCGAGGTCATCGGCCACAACGTGGAGACCGTCCCCCGGCTGTATCCCTCCGTGCGCCCCGGGGCCGAATACGAGCGCTCCCTGGCTCTGCTGCGGCGCGTCTCCGAGTCCCGCACGCAGCGGCGCATCATGGCCAAATCCGGCCTGATGCTCGGCCTGGGCGAGACCCGGGAGGAAGTCGTCGCGGTCATGGAGGACCTGCTGCGGGCCGGGTGCCGGATACTGACCATGGGACAGTACCTGCGGCCCTCGCCCCGCCACCACCCCGTGCGGGAGTACGTCCATCCGGACGTCTTCCGGGAGCTGGCGGCGGTCGGGACCGGGCTCGGCTTCAGCCAGGTCGTGGCCGGGCCGCTGGTGCGCAGCTCCTACCACGCGGCCGAGAGCTTCGCGCGGCTTCAGGCCTAG
- a CDS encoding MBL fold metallo-hydrolase has translation MAGPVAVTLVANAGVLVEHEGLGLLVDGMHREDGHAFSRVPEADLDRMRQGSAPFAALDYLLFTHEHPDHFTPRLVLEHIRRRPVRGVILPGEAGGSPDLALLLRNLLFQAVPHWPLALEPGRTRRIALADGLTVTGLGARHMGPQYQAVCNACFLVSLHGVNLLFTGDADHVAAYYEPLRDVALDAVFVNPLFYHAEVGQEIIDTIFRPRHVVVYHLPFERDDVLHFGRMVRRDVDKHGQPGVRTHVLQEAGQRLRLDAAEPGETGA, from the coding sequence ATGGCCGGACCTGTCGCCGTCACCCTAGTCGCCAACGCGGGCGTCCTGGTCGAGCACGAGGGGCTGGGGCTGCTCGTGGACGGCATGCACCGCGAGGACGGCCACGCCTTCAGCCGGGTCCCGGAGGCCGACCTGGACCGCATGCGCCAGGGATCGGCCCCGTTCGCGGCGCTCGACTACCTGCTCTTCACGCACGAGCACCCGGACCATTTCACCCCGCGCCTGGTGCTCGAGCACATCCGGCGGCGGCCCGTGCGCGGGGTGATCCTGCCCGGGGAGGCCGGGGGCTCGCCCGACCTCGCCCTGCTGCTCAGGAACCTCCTCTTCCAGGCCGTCCCCCACTGGCCCCTGGCCTTGGAGCCGGGCCGCACCAGGCGGATCGCGCTCGCGGACGGCCTGACCGTGACGGGCTTAGGCGCGCGGCACATGGGGCCGCAGTACCAGGCGGTCTGCAACGCCTGCTTCCTCGTGTCGCTTCACGGCGTGAACCTGCTGTTCACCGGGGACGCGGACCACGTGGCGGCATACTACGAGCCCCTGCGGGACGTGGCCCTGGACGCGGTGTTCGTGAATCCGCTCTTCTACCACGCCGAGGTCGGCCAGGAGATCATCGACACGATCTTCCGGCCGCGCCACGTGGTCGTCTACCACCTGCCCTTCGAGCGCGACGACGTCCTGCACTTCGGGCGGATGGTGCGGCGCGACGTGGACAAGCACGGGCAGCCGGGCGTGCGGACCCACGTCCTGCAGGAGGCGGGGCAGCGCCTGCGCCTGGATGCGGCGGAGCCGGGGGAGACAGGCGCCTAG
- a CDS encoding 2,3-butanediol dehydrogenase has product METVPVPPFPPAGWVKIKVDWCGICGSDLHEFVAGPIFIPVGAPHPLTGKQGSLILGHEFTGRVVEVGDGVSNVRVGDLVAPDACQHCGECVTCRAGRYNVCEKLAFTGLHNDGAFAAYVNVPAELCYVLPDGVSAEDGALIEPLATGFKAVREAGTILGETVVIIGAGTIGLGTLMSARAAGAGRIIVLEMSAARTAKARECGADIVLNPRECDAVAEVKAMTGGSGADVSFECVGNKLTGPLAVDIIRNAGRAVIVGIFEEPSEFNFFSLSGTDKRVIGTLAYTLSDFQGVSALLRNGRLKAGPMITGRIGLEEIVDKGFWELVNNKDENIKILVKPGA; this is encoded by the coding sequence GTGGAGACCGTCCCGGTTCCCCCCTTCCCGCCTGCCGGATGGGTCAAGATCAAGGTGGACTGGTGCGGCATCTGCGGTTCCGACCTGCACGAATTCGTGGCCGGGCCGATCTTCATCCCGGTCGGCGCCCCGCACCCGCTGACCGGCAAGCAGGGCAGCCTGATCCTGGGCCATGAATTCACCGGCCGGGTGGTGGAGGTCGGCGACGGCGTGAGCAACGTGCGCGTCGGCGACCTCGTGGCTCCGGACGCCTGCCAGCATTGCGGCGAGTGCGTCACCTGCCGGGCCGGGCGCTACAACGTCTGCGAGAAGCTGGCCTTCACGGGGCTGCACAACGACGGGGCGTTCGCCGCCTACGTCAACGTCCCCGCCGAGCTGTGCTACGTGCTGCCCGACGGCGTATCCGCCGAGGACGGGGCGCTGATCGAACCACTGGCGACCGGGTTCAAGGCCGTGCGGGAAGCCGGCACCATCCTGGGCGAGACCGTGGTCATCATCGGCGCGGGCACCATCGGCCTGGGCACCCTGATGTCCGCGCGTGCCGCGGGCGCGGGCAGGATCATCGTGCTGGAGATGTCGGCCGCGCGCACCGCAAAGGCCAGGGAATGCGGCGCGGACATCGTGCTCAACCCCAGGGAATGCGACGCCGTGGCCGAGGTCAAGGCCATGACCGGCGGCTCGGGCGCGGACGTGTCCTTCGAGTGCGTGGGCAACAAGCTCACGGGACCGCTGGCCGTGGACATCATCCGCAACGCCGGACGGGCGGTGATCGTCGGCATCTTCGAGGAGCCGAGCGAGTTCAACTTCTTCAGCCTGAGCGGCACGGACAAGCGCGTCATCGGCACCCTGGCCTACACCCTGAGCGACTTCCAGGGCGTCTCGGCCCTGCTGCGAAACGGCAGGCTCAAGGCCGGCCCCATGATCACCGGCCGGATCGGGCTCGAGGAGATCGTGGACAAGGGGTTCTGGGAGCTGGTCAACAACAAGGACGAGAACATCAAGATCCTGGTCAAACCCGGCGCGTAG
- a CDS encoding sigma-54-dependent Fis family transcriptional regulator encodes MDYASWKRFVEDGHLVTDDVDEDLLDSWRRCREMRVDPSPRSCWDFAPMDQLEPFTTLLDRICGDTAPAVYTVIKGKGLLITITDANARVARTWGEVAVLRQADKLNFGPGANWQEGCVGTNAIGTAIATGRPMQIFGEEHYCRSHHPWSCTAAPIFDPTGKMWGCFDISGPLTADHSRCLDLVLGAARELEQRLARLYYSEMEARMSTLFASVFNSVMTGILSLDVAGRITSANDAAEALLGRPGRTIRGRMASEFFDFDVFLASARSASTVEPVVLRCLTNPRLYVRAVPVFGADGRWRDVVVTVSETQRARPAPVPQRIEAADGVPGTAPKGFEAILHASPAMRQVIRQAANAARTPSTVLLSGESGTGKELFARAIHKAGPRAKGPFMAVNCGSFSEELVQSELFGYCGGAFTGAERRGRIGKFESADRGVLFLDEISEMPLSQQVNLLRALEERAVVPVGGHEPRRVDVKVIAGTNKDLRQLMAQGKFREDLFYRLDVVGIPIPPLRERGDDVLLLARHHLGRICREFGVSCEGIAQEAAEILAAHDWPGNVRELVNCIEYVANTLPGGMLRAEHLPPYLREKFRSGVPACTDSGTDEFELKKREVGIIRKALDYHGGNVSKTAKALGIGRNTLYAKMHRFRIQP; translated from the coding sequence ATGGACTATGCAAGCTGGAAGCGCTTCGTGGAGGACGGCCACCTCGTGACCGACGACGTGGACGAGGACCTGCTGGACTCCTGGCGCCGCTGCCGCGAGATGCGGGTGGACCCGTCGCCGCGGAGCTGCTGGGACTTCGCGCCCATGGACCAGCTCGAACCCTTCACCACCCTCCTGGACAGGATCTGCGGCGACACCGCTCCCGCCGTCTACACCGTCATCAAGGGCAAGGGGCTGCTCATCACCATCACCGACGCCAACGCCCGGGTGGCCCGCACCTGGGGCGAGGTGGCGGTCCTGCGCCAGGCGGACAAGCTGAACTTCGGCCCCGGGGCCAACTGGCAGGAGGGGTGCGTCGGCACCAACGCCATCGGCACGGCCATCGCCACGGGCCGCCCCATGCAGATCTTCGGCGAGGAGCACTACTGCCGCAGCCACCACCCCTGGAGCTGCACGGCCGCCCCGATCTTCGACCCCACGGGGAAGATGTGGGGCTGCTTCGACATCTCCGGCCCCCTGACGGCGGACCACTCCCGCTGCCTTGACCTCGTGCTGGGCGCGGCACGCGAGCTCGAGCAGCGGCTCGCGCGGCTCTATTACTCGGAGATGGAAGCCCGCATGTCCACGCTCTTCGCCTCGGTCTTCAACTCCGTGATGACCGGCATCCTCTCTCTGGACGTCGCCGGCCGGATCACCAGCGCCAACGACGCGGCCGAAGCGCTGCTCGGACGGCCGGGCCGCACCATCCGGGGGCGCATGGCCAGCGAGTTCTTCGACTTCGACGTCTTCCTGGCCAGCGCGCGGTCCGCCTCCACGGTCGAGCCCGTGGTGCTGCGCTGCCTGACCAACCCGCGCCTGTACGTGCGCGCGGTTCCGGTCTTCGGGGCCGACGGGCGGTGGCGCGACGTCGTGGTCACCGTCTCGGAGACGCAGCGCGCCCGGCCGGCCCCCGTGCCGCAGCGTATTGAGGCCGCGGACGGCGTGCCGGGAACCGCGCCCAAGGGCTTCGAGGCGATCCTGCACGCGAGCCCGGCCATGCGCCAGGTCATCCGGCAGGCGGCCAACGCCGCGCGCACGCCGTCCACGGTGCTGCTCTCGGGCGAATCGGGCACGGGCAAGGAGCTCTTCGCCCGCGCCATCCACAAGGCCGGGCCGCGCGCCAAGGGGCCGTTCATGGCCGTGAACTGCGGCTCGTTCTCCGAGGAGCTCGTGCAGAGCGAGCTCTTCGGCTACTGCGGCGGCGCGTTCACCGGAGCCGAGCGCAGGGGGCGCATCGGCAAGTTCGAGAGCGCGGACCGCGGCGTCCTCTTCCTGGACGAGATCTCGGAGATGCCTCTCTCGCAGCAGGTGAATCTCCTGCGGGCGCTCGAGGAGCGCGCCGTGGTCCCGGTGGGCGGCCACGAACCGCGTCGCGTGGACGTGAAGGTCATCGCGGGCACCAACAAGGACCTGCGCCAGCTCATGGCCCAGGGAAAGTTCCGCGAGGACCTCTTCTACCGCCTGGACGTGGTGGGCATCCCCATCCCGCCCCTGCGCGAGCGCGGCGACGACGTGCTCCTGCTGGCGCGGCACCATCTGGGCCGCATCTGCCGGGAGTTCGGCGTCTCCTGCGAGGGCATCGCCCAGGAGGCGGCCGAGATCCTCGCCGCCCACGACTGGCCGGGCAACGTCAGGGAACTGGTCAACTGCATCGAGTACGTGGCCAACACCCTGCCGGGCGGGATGCTGCGCGCGGAGCACCTGCCCCCCTACCTGCGGGAGAAGTTCCGATCCGGAGTACCCGCCTGCACGGACAGCGGAACAGACGAATTCGAGCTGAAGAAGCGCGAGGTGGGCATCATCCGCAAGGCCCTGGACTACCACGGGGGCAACGTCAGCAAGACGGCCAAGGCTCTGGGCATCGGACGGAACACGCTCTACGCCAAGATGCACCGCTTCCGCATCCAGCCCTGA